The genome window CGTCGAGCACCTCGCCGTCGCGGTTGCCGAGGATGTTGGTCGAGTACCAGCCCTCGACGCCGAGCAGACGTGCCTTCAGTCCGGGCGCGATGACGGTCTTGATGAGCGTCTGGCCGGTCTTGAAGTCCTTGCCGGCGATGGGCACCTTCTTCTGCTGCGCGAGGGCGAGCAGGGCCGGGATGTCGGCGGTCAGGTTGGGCGCACCGTTCGCGTACGGCACACCCTCCTGGATGGCTGCGTACGCGTAGACCATGCTCGACGGAATCGTCGGGTCGTCCGCCTCCAGCGCCTGCTCGAAGGATTCGATCGACTGGTGCGCCGCCGTCTCCGTCAGGAAGATCTCGGTGCTGCCGCACCACACCATCACGAGCCGATCGAGCCCGTGCTCGCTCTTGAAGCGGCGGATGTCGTCGCGCACCTGTTCGGCGAGATCGCGCTTGTTCGCGCCTCTCTTGACGTTCGGACCGTCGAGACGCTTGACGTACTGGCGATCGAAGACGGCCGTCCAGGGCCTGAGTGCCTCGAGCTCGGGCCGGATCTGTTCGAGCAGCGCGGGCTCGAGCACGCCGGCGGTCTTCGCCGCGTCGTAGCAGGAGTCCTCGAAGATGTCCCAGGCACCGAAGACGATGCCGTCGAGGTCGGCCAGGGAGACGAAATCCTTGATGAGCGGCGACCGCCCCTCCGTCCGCTTGCCGAGACGGATGGTGCCCATCTGGGTCAGCGAGCCGATGGGCGAGGCGAGGCCCTTGCGGATGGCGTGCACGCCGGCGACGACGGTCGTGCTGACCGCCCCGAGGCCGACGAGGAGAACACCGAGCTTTCCTCGTGCAGGTATGATGGCGGAGGGTCGATTCACGAGGGGGAACTATACCACCGATGGCACTGGCCGACCTGTTCGCCAACAACGTGCTCGTCCGCCTGGTGACAGGCGACAAGGCGCGCTACGCGCTCGCCGTCTCGCTCATCGGAGTGCAGACCGGCGAACGCGTCCTGCTCGTGGGATCGGGCGATGGCGTGCTGCTCGCCGCGCTCAGCGCCAAGGCCGGTCTCTCGGGTCACGTGTGCGGCATCGACGAAGACCCGGGCTCCGCGCCGCGGGCCCAGGCCGTCGCCGCGAAGGCCGGCGTGCTCGTCGACGTGCGCGAGCAGCTGCACTACGACTCGTTGCCCTTCGACGATGGAGCCTTCGACGTCGTCGCCGTGCGCCCCGAAGGGTCGTTGGCCGACGAGGGCCGGCTCGGGTCGGTACTCGTCGAGGCCTATCGCACGCTCCGCCCGGGTGGACGGGTCACGCTGGTCATCGATCAGTCGAAAAGCGGCCTGGCCGGCATGGTGGCGCGACGCGATGCCGCGCCGGCGCGAACCGTGGCCGACATCACCCGCTTGACCGATGCCGGATTCAGGGGCGCCCGGCTGCTCGCCGTGCGCGATGGCTGGGCGTTCGTGGAGGGCGCTCGGCCCAGATGCCAGTAGACCGCGGGTGGGGCCCCGGTCGGTGAGCCTCGATCGGGCATTCGGCTCGGGGCTGGAGACCTGGGGAGCGAACTCGACAGAATGAGGGGGCACCGGGGCCGGCGGTGTCCCCCCGACAGCACAGCGTGTCGCGTCTGGTGAACAGCCCGGCGCGTTGCGCGCGCCACCCGCCCGGCGACAAGACGCGGATTGGGCCGGTTCCGGCCCCCGAGCGTGCCGGGGATGCTCCCGACAGTCCGGCAGGATTCTTGCCCTCCTCGTCAGCACCATGGTGCTCGCTGACCGGTGGCCTGACGGTTCGCAGTCCTCGCCCATTGTCGAGGTCGTGTCGGTCGACGAACTGGCCCGCGCGGCGGGTGTCGACCGCCGCGAGGTGGACCAGCTCATCGGTCAAGGTGCGCTGCCGGTCCGGGGTCAGGGGTACATCGCCTGGCCCGACGCGGTGGCGGCCGGCCGGACGTTACGCGCGAGGCGACTGGCACGGCCCGAGCCGTCGCTCGAGAGCCTGGGCCTCGCCGCCCTGATGGAGCGCGGGCTGTTCAGTTCGGAGAACGCGACGACCCGCCAGGCGGCGCTGCCAGCGGCGGCGTCGGCGGCGCTCCACGGCCTCGGCGCCCTGGCCGTCGTCATGTTCACCGCGGCGGGTCTGGGAGGGCAAGCCATCTCGCATGAGGTCGTGGCTCCCGAACCTCTGAGGCTCGTCTTTCTGGCGCTGCCGGGGCCCGGCGGCGGAGGGGGCGGGGGGGGCGCCAGACAGCAGGCTCCCCCGCCACGCGCCGAGCGGCAGGGCGATCGAACTCTCAGCAGTCCGATCCCCGTGCGCGAACCGCCGCCACCCGCCGAGCCACCACCCCAGCTCGAAGAACCGCCGCCCGCGCCCCAGCCTGAGGAGCTGCCTCCAGTCGTGGCGCCGGTGGCCACCTCGGCCAGCGACGAACGCGACCGCCCCGGCGCGCTCGAGGATCGTCCGGCCGAGATGGCCGACAGCCGGGGGCCGGGTCACGGCGGCGGCGTGGGCTCGGGCGAGGGCATCGGGATCGGCGAGGGGTCGGGGTCGGGCATCGGCCCGGGAGAGGGCGGCGGCACCGGGGGTGGCGTGTACAGACCCGGCAGCGGCATCGATCCCCCTCGTCTGCTCCGCGAGGTCAAGCCGGACTACACCGACGAGGCGCGGCGGCAGGGCATCAACGGCGAGGTCCTGCTCGAGATCGTCGTCCGGCGGGACGGCACGGTGGGAGACATCCGCCTGCTGTCGGGGCTGGGTTTCGGACTCGACCGGCGCGCGGTCGACGCGGTGCGGCAGTGGCGATTCGCCCCCGCCCGCCGGCTGGGAACGCCCGTCGACGTCATCGTTGAGGTGGCGGTCGAGTTCCGGCAGCGGTAGGCCGGGCTCGGCGGGAAGGATGTCGAAGATGACCTGGGTGCTGATTCTCGTGACGCTCGCCGCGCTGGCGGCTGCCGGGGTGCTCGCCGCGGTGGTCTGGCAAATGAGGCGCGAAGCCCAGCAACGCACCGACGCCCGCATCGCGGCGCTCGAGGCTGACATCGAAGGCGGCCGACCTGCCGCGATCGCGCTCGACTGGGCGGTCGGCCACCGGGGCGACGACGCCGGGGCGAACGCCGGCCATGCGGGGGAGATCTTCCGGACGAGCCGCAATGACGCGGGCCACGGCCGGCACCTCGGGCCGGCCGTGGCCGCCGCGTCCCTGGTGCTGGCCAGCCTCGTTGGCGGGCTGCTGCTCGTCGGGCCCGGCACGCGGTCGTCGGCCTCGACGAGGACGCCCGAAGCCCCGCTCGAGCTGCTGTCCCTGCGCCACGAACGGAAAGGCGAGCAGCTCACCGTCACGGGCTTTGCCAGGAACCCGGTGCACGGCGCGCCGGTCGAGCGCCTCACCGCAGTCGTGTTCTTCTTCGACGCGGCGGGGGAGTTCCTCGCGAGTGGCCGTGCGGCGCTCGACTTCACGCGCCTCGAGCCCGGCGACGAGTCGCCGTTCACCGTGAGCGCGGCCGTGCCCGAGAGCGTCAGGCGTTACCGGGTCAGCTTCAGACGGGAGACGGGCGGCGCGGCGCCGCACGTCGACCGTCGTGGGAGGGATTGACGTGCCACGTTCCCGCTCGACCCTGGCCGGGGCGGCGCTGGTCGCAGCCACCACGGTGCTCTCGGCGCAGCAGCGCGAGCCGGAAGGTTTCCGCTTCCGCAGCGCCGTGGAGCTGGTCAACGTGAACGCCACGGTGACCGACGGCACCGGCCGGTTCGTCTCGGGTCTCGGCCTGCACGACTTCCTCGTGTACGAGGAAGGCGAGCGCCAGGAGATCACGCACTTCAGCAACGAACGGGTCCCCGTCAGTCTCGGCCTCGTGGTCGATACGAGCGGCAGCATGGCCGGCGAGCGCATCGAGGCGGCCCGTGCGGCGCTCGGGCGGTTCGTTTTCGAGCTGCTCGGACCTGACGACGAGATCTTCCTCGCCCGCTTCAGCGAGTACCCGGAGCTGCTGGAGCCTTGGACGACCGATCGGCGGCGTCTTGGACGTGCCATCGAGCGGCTGAACGCGCGTGGCGGCACGGCGCTCTTCGACGCGGTCGCCGAGGCGGTGCCGCTCGCGCAGAGCGGCCGGCACCGGAAGAAGGCCGTGGTCATCATCTCCGACGGGCACGACACGAGCAGCGGCGTCACGGTGCGCGAGGTACAGCAGCTCGTGCGCGAGACCGAGGTCCTGGTGTATGCGATCGGCATCGACGGGCCGACCGAGCCGACCTTGACGCGCCGCAACCCCGGGCGGCTGCCGGTGCCCG of Acidobacteriota bacterium contains these proteins:
- a CDS encoding TonB family protein, producing MVLADRWPDGSQSSPIVEVVSVDELARAAGVDRREVDQLIGQGALPVRGQGYIAWPDAVAAGRTLRARRLARPEPSLESLGLAALMERGLFSSENATTRQAALPAAASAALHGLGALAVVMFTAAGLGGQAISHEVVAPEPLRLVFLALPGPGGGGGGGGARQQAPPPRAERQGDRTLSSPIPVREPPPPAEPPPQLEEPPPAPQPEELPPVVAPVATSASDERDRPGALEDRPAEMADSRGPGHGGGVGSGEGIGIGEGSGSGIGPGEGGGTGGGVYRPGSGIDPPRLLREVKPDYTDEARRQGINGEVLLEIVVRRDGTVGDIRLLSGLGFGLDRRAVDAVRQWRFAPARRLGTPVDVIVEVAVEFRQR
- a CDS encoding VWA domain-containing protein; the protein is MPRSRSTLAGAALVAATTVLSAQQREPEGFRFRSAVELVNVNATVTDGTGRFVSGLGLHDFLVYEEGERQEITHFSNERVPVSLGLVVDTSGSMAGERIEAARAALGRFVFELLGPDDEIFLARFSEYPELLEPWTTDRRRLGRAIERLNARGGTALFDAVAEAVPLAQSGRHRKKAVVIISDGHDTSSGVTVREVQQLVRETEVLVYAIGIDGPTEPTLTRRNPGRLPVPGPMPFPIPGRRPPIQWPQPPGGGGGGTWTRGGSDGVDVNALRSLSDPGGGRTEIVRRARDLDPSTAGIADELSKQYYLGYSSTLPRDGRWHRIDVQVPRGNYQVRARTGYIASP
- a CDS encoding inositol-3-phosphate synthase — encoded protein: MNRPSAIIPARGKLGVLLVGLGAVSTTVVAGVHAIRKGLASPIGSLTQMGTIRLGKRTEGRSPLIKDFVSLADLDGIVFGAWDIFEDSCYDAAKTAGVLEPALLEQIRPELEALRPWTAVFDRQYVKRLDGPNVKRGANKRDLAEQVRDDIRRFKSEHGLDRLVMVWCGSTEIFLTETAAHQSIESFEQALEADDPTIPSSMVYAYAAIQEGVPYANGAPNLTADIPALLALAQQKKVPIAGKDFKTGQTLIKTVIAPGLKARLLGVEGWYSTNILGNRDGEVLD
- a CDS encoding methyltransferase domain-containing protein; this encodes MALADLFANNVLVRLVTGDKARYALAVSLIGVQTGERVLLVGSGDGVLLAALSAKAGLSGHVCGIDEDPGSAPRAQAVAAKAGVLVDVREQLHYDSLPFDDGAFDVVAVRPEGSLADEGRLGSVLVEAYRTLRPGGRVTLVIDQSKSGLAGMVARRDAAPARTVADITRLTDAGFRGARLLAVRDGWAFVEGARPRCQ